Within the Emticicia oligotrophica DSM 17448 genome, the region TACCTCCAATCAGATAAATGTTTAAGAGTTTTCGGCTTCCAATAAATTCTTGCACTAAAGTTCCAAACCAAAAGAAGGTTAGCATATTGAATAGCAAATGCAAGAAACCGTAGTGGGTGAAGCAATAGGTAACGATTGTCCAAGGTTTGCGTATGAACTGCTTTACGGGGGCAATCAAATCGAAGTTGCTACTCAGTAATTCGCTTATTCTATCACCATTTGGGGTGAAGGAGAAAATAAAATTTATGATAATTAAAGACAAAAAAACTCCTGTATTGATAAGCATGAGCTGTATCAAGGTATTTCCTTTTTTGAAAGGAGCTTTGATGTCGTCAATAAAACTTGCCACTTTTAATAAAATCTATCTTTTTTCTTGTTCCAGTAGTTTATCAACAGAATACCAAAAATTAAGCCGCCAATGTGAGCAAAATGAGCCACTCCCGGCATTATACTATATATGCCTGAGAAAATTTCGAAAAGTGCATATAAAGATACTAAATATTTCGCTTTTATAGGAATTGGCAATGGAAATATTATCATTTCGGTATTAGGGAATAATCGTGCGAATGCTCCCAACATACCAAAAATTGCTCCCGAAGCCCCAACCATTGGAATACTCATCATCATGGTGTATTCTGGAGAGTCGATTGGGAGTTGAGAAATCTCATATAAGTTTACCACACCATGTAAAACGCAAGCACCGATACCCGATACAAGGTATAGCGTAAGAAACCTTTTACTTCCTAAAAAATGCTCAAGCATTGGGCCGAACATATACAAACCAAACATATTACTAAAAATGTGCCCAGTACCGCCATGCAAAAACATATAAGTGAAAATTTGCACGGGGTTGAAAAGCCCCATTTCATACAGCGAAAAATTATGATAGCCGAAAATACCGGCTAAATCGATTCGTAGGATATGCTGTATGACATAAACAACAATGTTTATAATCAGCAAGTTACGAACTATAGGTGTAACCTGATACATACTTTAATTTTTTGTTTAGCTTTTTCGTTAAAAAAGGCTTTTACTTTCTAGTAAGAAGTTCAGCCAACTGGTCTAACGATAAAATCGACATAATTGGTTCACCATTGGGTGTATAACTCGGAACTGCCGTTTCAAAAAGCTGATGAATTAATAAATTTATTTCGATTTTTGAAAGTTCTCCAACATATTTTGAAGATGAACGTTTCGAAAATGAGCGTGCTACGTTTTCAACCCTATCTAATTGCAATTCAGCTTGATTTACTTTGTATTGCTGAACTAAACCCTCAAAAATCTCTTTTTCGTTTTCTTCCTGCACTTCTGGTGGTACACCATTGATTTTGATGGTATGCTGCCCAAATTCTTCAAACGAAAACCCTAAAGCTTTAATTTCGTCTTGAATTTCCATGACTAACAGAAAATCAA harbors:
- a CDS encoding rhomboid family intramembrane serine protease: MYQVTPIVRNLLIINIVVYVIQHILRIDLAGIFGYHNFSLYEMGLFNPVQIFTYMFLHGGTGHIFSNMFGLYMFGPMLEHFLGSKRFLTLYLVSGIGACVLHGVVNLYEISQLPIDSPEYTMMMSIPMVGASGAIFGMLGAFARLFPNTEMIIFPLPIPIKAKYLVSLYALFEIFSGIYSIMPGVAHFAHIGGLIFGILLINYWNKKKDRFY